The DNA segment CAGCACGAGATGATCGCCACCCGGGTCTCGGCGCTCAACCGGTGCGCTTATTGACTGCAATCTCACGCAGAGTTTCTGCGTGTCGTGACCTTGGATGACGAGCTCGTCCGCTCGCTGGCGAGCGACTACGAGAATGCCCCGCTTTCCACCGCCGACCGGGCGATGCTGGACTATGTGGGCAAACTGACCGTCGACGCCACCTCCATCGGCCCGCAGGACCACGAGGGCCTGAGAAGCCAAGGCTTCGACGACCAAGGCATCCTCCAGATCACCCTCATCGCCTCCTGGTTCAACTACATCAACCGCGTCGCCGACGCCCTCGGTGTGGGTCGTGAGTAGAGCGGCCAAGACCGGCTACCCGCCCACACCGTAGCCCCCCACCGGTTGCGTCCTCGCCCCGCTCCCGATACAATCCGCGTCCTTGGATTGGGGCGGTAGCTCAGCTGGGAGAGCACCACGTTCGCATCGTGGGGGTCGAGGGTTCGAATCCCTTCCGCTCCACCAATCCCCTACTCTTCTTCCCCACCTTCCGCTGCCAGCTCCTGTTCCGCCGGCTCTTCGTCGTCCTCTGAGGAGGCAGAATCTAGCTCGTCCATCAGCTCCACGATGGGACCGATTAGGTCGCCATCCGGCTCGGCCTCTGCTTCTGAGCAAGCCTGGAAGTAGTTCCCGAGCATCTTACCCATCCAAAAAGCATAGGCCTCGGGCAACTGAAAGAAGGACGGCGAAAGTAGCACAATGGCCTCCTTGTAGGCCGCTAGCGCCTCTTCCAGACAGCCAACATCGAAAAGACGAAGACCGAGGTTCTGCAAACTCCTCGCCAAGTCTGGAACAAACGCGCCCCGATTCGACTTCGCTAGAAGGCG comes from the Acidobacteriota bacterium genome and includes:
- a CDS encoding peroxidase — protein: MTLDDELVRSLASDYENAPLSTADRAMLDYVGKLTVDATSIGPQDHEGLRSQGFDDQGILQITLIASWFNYINRVADALGVGRE